A stretch of Pseudomonas sp. LS.1a DNA encodes these proteins:
- a CDS encoding peptidylprolyl isomerase: protein MARATARHILVSSEDKCKELKAQIEAGADFAEIAKANSTCPSSRQGGDLGSFGPGQMVKEFDTVVFSAPINTVQGPVKTQFGYHLLEVTSRQD, encoded by the coding sequence ATGGCCCGTGCAACCGCCCGCCACATCCTGGTCAGCAGCGAAGACAAATGCAAAGAACTGAAAGCCCAGATCGAAGCAGGCGCCGACTTCGCTGAAATTGCCAAAGCCAACTCCACCTGCCCGTCCAGCCGCCAGGGCGGTGACCTGGGCTCGTTCGGCCCGGGCCAGATGGTCAAGGAGTTCGACACCGTGGTGTTCAGCGCCCCGATCAACACCGTGCAAGGCCCGGTGAAGACCCAGTTCGGCTACCACTTGCTGGAAGTGACCAGCCGCCAGGACTGA